The following proteins are co-located in the Micromonospora coriariae genome:
- a CDS encoding DUF5941 domain-containing protein gives MTLAIVLAAGTSAAGLTTATGEPLADRLAAQLRRAGADEVRFAAGLDELAALADHATGPLLITGTDLVAHTAVLRHLATSPVGPTVALVLTDPAVPGRTAVREERGQVVDAGAVDALDGDATGVFGGALRVGVGDLPTVAAAARAAAIGMLPVATPLGPPGDVSVFRPTEGVGPAGRLAPVPAGGPGSAVDRLVAGLAALGTLIFAQRVRLLVAHRVDDAAGLAAAEAAVTAVDEDRAELRLAVKEKDDFFSTYFVSTWSPYVVRVAARLRLTPTGVTVISVLFALAAAVLFGIGGRPALVSGAVLLYLGFVLDCVDGQLARYTRHFSAWGGWLDTMADRAKEYLVYAGLGFGVSHAGLGNGWALAIAAMTLQTVRHMTDTWYGVLHDEAARRPRSATGASGGIGDRLNAASTRVQADTGSLSYWLKRTVVFPIGERWALIALTVALFNPLVSLIAVLVWGVLAFAYTGALRTLRARWMWVPVLDTVDATLHRDDGPLARRLPVVRPMGPLTLAVIAALGSAALLVAALLGDATDGLRWAVPVALLVLLVGGLGAGAAHNGPLDWLVPAALRAAEYLFAIAVGVVGGAPGWLIFGYVFVLTVHHYDLTARLEKRQEAPPLHPATLGWEGRSVLLALAAIAGIVSIGMATLGTYLLVVFVASVVLAWFVRPARSARASAAPAGAGGGAPR, from the coding sequence GTGACGCTCGCGATAGTGCTCGCCGCCGGGACGTCCGCGGCGGGCCTGACCACCGCGACCGGCGAGCCGCTGGCCGACCGGCTCGCCGCCCAGCTGCGGCGGGCCGGCGCGGACGAGGTGCGTTTCGCCGCCGGGTTGGACGAACTGGCCGCGCTGGCCGACCACGCCACCGGCCCGCTGCTGATCACCGGCACCGACCTGGTCGCGCACACCGCCGTGCTGAGACACCTGGCCACCAGCCCGGTGGGGCCGACGGTGGCACTGGTGCTGACCGACCCGGCGGTGCCCGGGCGGACCGCCGTGCGCGAGGAACGTGGCCAGGTGGTCGACGCCGGCGCGGTGGACGCCCTGGACGGCGACGCCACCGGCGTCTTCGGCGGTGCGCTGCGGGTCGGCGTGGGTGACCTGCCGACAGTGGCCGCCGCCGCCCGGGCCGCCGCGATCGGCATGCTGCCGGTCGCCACCCCCCTCGGCCCGCCCGGGGATGTCTCCGTGTTCCGGCCCACCGAGGGCGTCGGGCCGGCCGGGCGTCTCGCTCCGGTTCCGGCCGGCGGCCCCGGGTCCGCCGTGGACCGGCTCGTCGCGGGTCTCGCCGCGCTCGGCACCCTGATCTTCGCCCAGCGGGTACGTCTGCTCGTCGCGCACCGGGTCGACGACGCCGCTGGGCTGGCCGCCGCCGAGGCGGCGGTGACCGCCGTCGACGAGGACCGGGCTGAGCTGCGGCTGGCGGTGAAGGAGAAGGACGACTTCTTCTCGACCTACTTCGTCAGCACCTGGTCGCCGTACGTGGTGCGGGTGGCGGCCCGGCTCCGGCTCACCCCGACCGGGGTGACGGTGATCTCGGTGCTCTTCGCGCTGGCCGCCGCTGTGCTGTTCGGGATCGGCGGGCGGCCCGCGCTGGTCAGCGGGGCGGTGCTGCTCTACCTGGGCTTCGTGCTGGACTGCGTGGACGGCCAGTTGGCCCGGTACACCCGGCACTTCAGCGCCTGGGGTGGCTGGCTGGACACGATGGCCGACCGGGCCAAGGAGTACCTGGTCTACGCCGGGCTGGGCTTCGGGGTGAGCCACGCCGGGCTGGGCAACGGCTGGGCGCTGGCGATCGCCGCGATGACGTTGCAGACCGTCCGGCACATGACCGACACCTGGTACGGGGTGCTGCACGACGAGGCGGCGCGTCGGCCCCGCTCGGCGACGGGTGCCAGCGGTGGGATCGGTGACCGGTTGAACGCCGCGTCGACCCGGGTGCAGGCGGACACGGGCTCGCTGTCGTACTGGCTGAAGCGGACAGTGGTCTTTCCGATCGGCGAGCGGTGGGCGCTGATCGCGCTGACCGTGGCGCTGTTCAACCCGCTGGTAAGCCTGATCGCGGTGCTGGTGTGGGGTGTGCTGGCGTTCGCGTACACCGGTGCTCTGCGTACGCTGCGGGCCCGCTGGATGTGGGTGCCGGTGCTGGACACGGTCGATGCCACGCTGCACCGCGACGACGGCCCGCTGGCCCGCCGACTGCCGGTGGTCCGCCCGATGGGGCCGCTCACCCTGGCGGTGATCGCCGCGCTGGGTTCGGCGGCGCTGCTGGTCGCGGCGCTGCTGGGCGACGCGACCGACGGGCTGCGCTGGGCGGTGCCGGTGGCGTTGCTGGTACTGCTGGTCGGTGGCCTGGGCGCCGGGGCCGCGCACAACGGTCCGCTGGACTGGCTGGTGCCCGCCGCGCTGCGGGCCGCCGAGTACCTGTTCGCGATAGCGGTCGGGGTGGTCGGCGGCGCGCCGGGGTGGCTGATCTTCGGCTACGTCTTCGTGCTCACCGTGCACCACTACGACCTGACCGCCCGGCTGGAGAAGCGGCAGGAGGCACCCCCATTGCACCCGGCGACGCTGGGCTGGGAGGGACGTTCGGTGCTGCTGGCCCTCGCGGCGATTGCCGGAATCGTGAGTATCGGCATGGCTACACTCGGTACATACCTTCTCGTGGTTTTCGTGGCGAGCGTCGTCCTGGCCTGGTTCGTCCGGCCGGCCCGTAGCGCGCGGGCGTCGGCCGCGCCGGCGGGCGCGGGAGGTGGCGCACCGCGCTGA
- a CDS encoding ABC transporter ATP-binding protein produces MAAPIIEADGLGIRFVRNRRRQLRLRELFIHRGGRGALPGQFWPLRDVSFTVEPGETVGVIGRNGTGKSTLLRLIAGVLIPDEGSIRVNGAVAPLLELSAGFSNDLTGRENLHLVGGLHGLSTGYLKRHFDEIVEFAGEQVERAIDTSVRHYSSGMKVRLGFAIISHLPHPVLLMDEVTAVGDAEFRKKCYATIDRLLGEGRTLVLVSHNEKDLTRFCRRGLYLDAGRLMLDGTIAEALDAYHAAVPR; encoded by the coding sequence ATGGCCGCGCCGATCATCGAGGCTGACGGCCTGGGTATCCGGTTCGTCCGCAACCGCCGCCGGCAACTGCGGCTGCGGGAGTTGTTCATCCACCGGGGTGGTCGAGGTGCCCTGCCCGGCCAGTTCTGGCCGCTGCGCGACGTGTCGTTCACCGTCGAGCCGGGTGAGACGGTCGGGGTGATCGGCCGCAACGGCACAGGCAAGAGCACACTGCTGCGGTTGATCGCCGGAGTGCTCATTCCGGACGAGGGCAGCATCCGGGTGAACGGCGCGGTGGCACCACTGCTGGAGCTCTCCGCCGGTTTCTCCAACGACCTGACCGGGCGGGAGAACCTGCACCTGGTCGGTGGCCTGCACGGGCTGTCGACGGGCTATCTGAAGCGGCACTTCGACGAGATCGTCGAGTTCGCCGGTGAGCAGGTGGAACGGGCCATCGACACGTCGGTGCGGCACTACTCGTCGGGGATGAAGGTGCGGCTCGGCTTCGCGATCATCTCGCACCTGCCGCACCCGGTTCTGCTGATGGACGAGGTGACCGCGGTCGGGGACGCGGAGTTCCGCAAGAAGTGTTACGCGACGATTGATCGTCTGCTCGGGGAGGGGCGCACGCTGGTGTTGGTGTCACACAACGAAAAGGACCTGACCCGGTTCTGCCGTCGGGGGTTGTACCTCGACGCGGGCCGGTTGATGCTCGACGGCACAATCGCCGAGGCGCTCGACGCGTACCACGCCGCGGTCCCGCGGTGA
- a CDS encoding ABC transporter permease — MTSGVAALWSHRNSLRILVRRDLAVKYQQSVLGYLWSLIEPLGMGAIYWFVFGVLYSRDTGRHLGEAAGSYPLFLITGIFAWMWTSSALSEATNALTGQSRLITTMNVPRQVFPIGRVTGRFAEYAAGLPILIAIAVIYAAHGRIHPGWSLLSLPLAVAVQAVLLVGLALLLSAWNVLMRDVERFMRLIIRVLFYATPIIYPLSLVRESGLPGWLKVAYELNPLVGIFQLHHAIWYPDEFPDARLLATTVVGSLLVLAAGWWSFRRLEPAVLKEL, encoded by the coding sequence GTGACCTCTGGCGTCGCGGCGTTGTGGTCGCACCGCAACTCGCTGCGCATCCTGGTCAGACGGGACCTGGCGGTCAAGTACCAGCAGTCGGTGCTGGGCTACCTCTGGTCGTTGATCGAGCCGCTCGGCATGGGCGCCATCTACTGGTTCGTCTTCGGCGTGCTCTACTCGCGGGACACCGGGCGGCACCTCGGCGAGGCGGCCGGATCGTATCCGCTGTTCCTGATCACGGGGATCTTCGCCTGGATGTGGACCAGTTCGGCGCTGAGCGAGGCCACCAACGCGCTGACCGGTCAGTCCCGGCTGATCACCACGATGAACGTGCCGCGCCAGGTCTTCCCGATCGGCCGGGTCACCGGCCGGTTCGCCGAGTACGCGGCCGGTCTGCCGATCCTGATCGCCATCGCGGTGATCTACGCGGCGCACGGCCGGATCCATCCCGGCTGGTCGCTGCTCTCCCTGCCGCTCGCGGTGGCCGTCCAGGCCGTCCTGCTGGTCGGGCTGGCCCTGCTGCTGTCCGCGTGGAACGTGCTGATGCGTGACGTGGAGCGGTTCATGCGGCTGATCATCCGGGTGCTCTTCTACGCCACCCCGATCATCTACCCGCTGAGTCTGGTGCGGGAATCCGGCCTGCCGGGCTGGCTGAAGGTGGCGTACGAGCTGAACCCGCTGGTGGGGATCTTCCAGCTGCACCACGCGATCTGGTACCCGGACGAGTTCCCGGACGCTCGGCTGCTCGCCACCACGGTCGTCGGCAGCCTGCTGGTGCTGGCCGCCGGCTGGTGGTCGTTCCGCCGGTTGGAACCCGCAGTGCTGAAGGAACTCTGA